Genomic segment of Deltaproteobacteria bacterium:
ACGACCCTCGGCACCCAGGAGCTAAGCCGGAGCTCGCCGGGTAACCCATGCCGCGGACCGCGAAGGACGCGGCCGCGGACCTTGATCGGCTGCTGCGCAAGCTGGAGTTGGCTTGGGTAGCGGGAGCGCGAAAGCTCGGTGGCGATAGTTCCACGGGGGCGCTCACAGCCCGCACCTTCGCCTCCGCCAGCCCCTCCGCCTCCCCGGATCGCCGTTCTCGCGGCGTCCGGGGTGGCGGCTTCGCTGTCTGATTCGCTTAATACGACACGCCGTAGGGCGGACCCGAGACGTTCTCGACCTTCCAGATCTCGCCGGTGAGCGTGACGACGTACGCGGTGTTCCCGATGAACTCGACCGAGGTCGGCCGGTCCAAGCCGTCCGTGACGACGGTGAAGGTGCCGTTCCCGTTCACCTTCACGAGGCTGCCGGTGTTCGGCTGCGCCGGAGAGCCCGGAGGGCCGCCACCGAAGACGCCCTGCGAGAGGGCGAAGAGATCGCCACCGCGGCCAAACTCCACGTCGACGAGGAGGCTGGCACCGGAGGCGACCTCCGTGGCGGTGGGTGACTTCGGCCTGAACGACACCACCTTGCCGTCCTCGGGCTCGTGGGGGACTGGGCCGGCCTCGGCCATGTAGACCGTGTTGCCCGACACCGCCAGACCGGTCGGGACGATGTTGTCGAACGCGATCATCTCGGTAACGTCGCCGTCGCGCGTGACCCGCAGCACCCGGTTGTGGTGCCCATCCGTGACCAAGAACCCGCCACGGTAGGTTTCCAGCGCGTACTGGACTCCGGTTGGGATGTCGAACGGAGTGCTCGGCGGATTGCTCAAGGCGAACGCGCCGATGTCCGCGACGACGGTGAAGCTGTCGGGCCCGTCCACCCGGTAGATGCCGACAACGTCGCCGCCGCCGACGTCGGGGCCGACAAGGGTGACCAGTGCGTACGCGGTCCCGCCGATGAACGCGACGTCGGTCCCACCGATGCCCACGATCGACTTCGGCAGACCACTGGCGAACGTCGTGATCACCCCGGTCCTCGGATCGACGCGCGAGATTCTGCCGGCCGCGGATTCGGTGACGTACAGCGCGCCACCGGGGCCGACGGTGCTGCCCGAGCCACCCTCCAGGCCCGTCAGCAGCTGGGTGGGGTTGGGCGCCGGGGATGGAGGCGCGGCGCTTGCTGCGGATGGCGTGATCATCCCGACCACGGCCGCTGCCAACAGCAGCAGCTTTCGTTGGGGACCCATAGGATCCTCCTCTCGCTCGTCGCCCTGGACGGTCGCGATGATCGTGAGCGCTCGATCGGCGTTCGTGCCGAGTTTCGGACGACCGTACACCCGGCGCGCATCGAGTCAAGCGCGGCTGCAAACGCAAGCGGGGATGCTGGGCACCACGACGGAGGTGAGCAACCGGTGAGCTACGGTCCGCACCGGCCCTATGGCCATGGCGGGCTGTGCCCGACGAGCGCATGCGAATCGAGACTTGCTTCGAACATCCGCTCACTCGCGAACCGACCGCCAAGCGTTACTCGGGGACCATATCGCGTCCGTCATGCAGGCGTGTTCGAGTGGTCAACGTCCCGGTCAGGCCCTGCGTCGTCGTGAGGGTGCCTCGCCAGACCAGCCGAGGCGGGAGATGCTGGCCCGACACGCCCGGTGCCCACAGGAGGACGGCGAGCACTGAGACGCGAGCGGCGCCCTGGAAGAGATTAATGCCGCGCTCGAATGCCTCGCCCTAAACGCACGCGGGACAGACGCAGGTGATCGCGTTCGGCCCGTCACCGATGCATGTGCTGGACGGCGGCTGGCACTGGGCGGCACCGACGCAGCGACAACTCCGATCCGCCTCGCATCCGGCAGGCACGGGCTCGCATGAATAGAAGACGCCGGGACCGCCCTGCTCGCGAGCGACGCAGACCTCGGTCGGGGTGTCGCAAGTCAACGTCGGCCCGCAGGGCGTGGGCGTGCTGCTGGAGAGGCACACCAGTATGACGGGTCCTTCTCGCTCGCCAACCGGCACGGGCACCGTGACGCCGCATCGGATGCGAAGCCCACGACAGCCGAAGCATTGGCGGCAACGACGCCCGAAGGTGCACACGCCATTCGCCTGACCGTCCACGTCGCAGAACCAGCGTCGGCGCCGGAAGGAGAGCTCTCCAGGGCGGGGAGCGATCTTCGTGAACAGACCGTCCACGCACGTGAGCGTCGGTGGTAGCACATCGTCGGCGGCGGGCGCGCGGCTGGTTCCGGCGACCAAGCTCGCCAGCACCGCAAGGGCGACGGGTAGGACCGAACACGTTGCCCGGAGCCTCATGGGGGCACCTCCATCGGTCGCGGGTGGAACATCCTGCCGCCACCCGTGGCTGTCAAGATAGCCGCACGCCGAAGGGAGACGGGGGCCGACCTGGACGGCATCGCCGTGCACTTGATCTACGTCGGCCCGGCGCACACCGCGGGCGACGTCGTCGTCCATCTCCCGCCGCGCGCGTCGTCTTCACCGGTGACGTCCTCTTCCGCCTCTGCACGCCGATCGGCTGGGAGGGTACGTTCGAGTGCCGGATCGCGGCGCTCGACGAGATCGTGGCACTCGACCCCGCCGTGGTGTGCCCGGCCACGGCCCGCTCTCGGGCGTCGAGGGGCCGCGCGAGATGCAGGCCTACCTCCGCTACGTGCGCGCCGAGACGAAGCGCTGCTTCGACGCCGGGCTCCCGGCGCTCGAGGCGGCGCGGCGCATCGGACCTGGGCCCGTACGCGCGCTGGACCGAGCCCGAGCGCATCCTCTTCAACGTGGAGCGCGCGTACCGCGAGCTGCGCGGCGAGCCGTACGACGCGCCGATCGACGTGACGGCGCTCTTCCGCGCCATGTACGAGCTGCGCGAGGCGCGGCGGGCGGGAGCGTAGGGGCGCGGCGGCGGGGGCGGCCTCGGCGCTCCCGCTCGGGCACCGACGGCCGCCTACACCACGGCCAAACGTCGCGCGCGGCGCCCTCGAAGGTCGCGGCGAGGCCGCCCCCGCCGCCGCACGCGCGCCGCGGCTACGCCGCGCACACGAAGTCTTGCGTCTCGCGGAAGCCGAGCGCGGAGAGCGCGTCGCGTATCTCGCGCCGCGGGCGCTCGCCGGCCACGGCGGCGACGAGCGGGCGGCGCGGGTGTGCGCGCAGCTCGTCGACCGAGATGACGGGGGCGCCGTGGATGATCTCGCCGATCCGGCCGGGGTGCACCTCGACCACGTGCGAGGGGCGCTTGCCGTGCCTGGCGAGCGCGCGGCGGAGCGCCCGCCCCGTCGGGCCGTAGCCCCAGAGGACGTAGCGGTCGGCGCCGGCGAGGAAGTGGGCGGCGAGGAAGGCCGCCTTGCAGGCGGTGAAGCGCTCCGGGCGGTACGCCTCGCCCGCACGCCAGAGCCGCCGCGGGCCGTCGCGCCAGGCGAGCAGACGGCGCGGCACGACACCGATCTCGCGTCCCTGCCCCAGGAGGCGCAGCACGAGGTCGTAGTCCTCGGGCCAGTGCTCGTCGCGGTAGCCCGCCGCGCGCAGCACGTCCGTGCGCACCATGAGTGTCGGGTGCGCGACCGGACACTCGACGAACGCCTCCGCGCGCACCCGGCGGGGGGAGTCGATGCCGTCGAGCCAGCGCTCGTAGGCGCGCAGGCCGTCGCTCAGCTCGCGCCGCGGGAAGAGCCGGACGTGGCAGCCGACGGCGGCGAGAGCCGGCTCCGCGTCGAGTGCGCGGAGCTGGGCGGCGAGGCGCTCGCGGTGCATGACGTCGTCGGCGTCCATGCGCGCGACCATTCGGCCGAGGCAGCGCTCGAGGCCGGTGCCGAGCGCCGCGACGAGGCCCTGGTGCGCCGTGGCGACGACCCGGAAGCGCTCGTCGTGCGCGGCAAAGCGCTCGGCGACGGCGCGCGTCCCGTCCTCCGAGCCGTCGTCGACCACGATGCACTCCCAACGCGGGAACGTCTGGCGCACCACGCTGCGGAGGCAGGCGTCGAGCGTCGCCCCGGCGTTGTATGCCGGCAGCAGGATCGAGACCTCCGGCGCGCTC
This window contains:
- a CDS encoding ScyD/ScyE family protein, which translates into the protein MYGRPKLGTNADRALTIIATVQGDEREEDPMGPQRKLLLLAAAVVGMITPSAASAAPPSPAPNPTQLLTGLEGGSGSTVGPGGALYVTESAAGRISRVDPRTGVITTFASGLPKSIVGIGGTDVAFIGGTAYALVTLVGPDVGGGDVVGIYRVDGPDSFTVVADIGAFALSNPPSTPFDIPTGVQYALETYRGGFLVTDGHHNRVLRVTRDGDVTEMIAFDNIVPTGLAVSGNTVYMAEAGPVPHEPEDGKVVSFRPKSPTATEVASGASLLVDVEFGRGGDLFALSQGVFGGGPPGSPAQPNTGSLVKVNGNGTFTVVTDGLDRPTSVEFIGNTAYVVTLTGEIWKVENVSGPPYGVSY
- a CDS encoding glycosyltransferase family 2 protein, with translation MSAPEVSILLPAYNAGATLDACLRSVVRQTFPRWECIVVDDGSEDGTRAVAERFAAHDERFRVVATAHQGLVAALGTGLERCLGRMVARMDADDVMHRERLAAQLRALDAEPALAAVGCHVRLFPRRELSDGLRAYERWLDGIDSPRRVRAEAFVECPVAHPTLMVRTDVLRAAGYRDEHWPEDYDLVLRLLGQGREIGVVPRRLLAWRDGPRRLWRAGEAYRPERFTACKAAFLAAHFLAGADRYVLWGYGPTGRALRRALARHGKRPSHVVEVHPGRIGEIIHGAPVISVDELRAHPRRPLVAAVAGERPRREIRDALSALGFRETQDFVCAA